CCCGGGCGTCGCCCGCGTGTGCATGGCCATCGCCGAGAACCCCGAGGACGCGCGCCGCCTCACCATCAAGCGCAACTCCGTCGCAGTCGTGACGGACGGCTCCGCCGTCCTGGGTCTCGGCAACATCGGCCCCATGGCCGCTCTGCCCGTCATGGAGGGCAAGGCGGCCCTCTTCAAGCGCTTCGCCGGCATCGACGCATGGCCGATCTGCCTGGACACCCAGGACACCGACGAGATCGTCGCCGTCGTCAAGGCGCTGGCCCCGGGCTTCGCCGGCATCAACCTCGAGGACATCTCCGCGCCGCGCTGCTTCGAGATCGAGGCCCGCCTGCGCGAGGCCCTCGACATCCCCGTCTTCCACGACGACCAGCACGGCACCGCCATCGTCGTCCTCGCCGCCCTCACCAACGCACTTCGCGTGGTGGGCAAGGCAGTTGGCGACGTCAAGGTCGTCATGTCGGGGGCCGGTGCGGCCGGTACGGCCATCCTCAAGCTGCTCCTGGCGGCCGGCGTCAAGAACGTCGTCAGCGCCGACATCCACGGTGTCGTGCACGCGGACCGCCCCGACCTGGTCGACGCGGACGCCGACTCCCCGCTGCGCTGGATCGCCGACAACACCAACCCCGAGGGCTACACGGGCACTCTGAAGGAGGCCGTGGTCGGCGCGGACGTGTTCGTCGGCGTCTCGGCCCCCAACGTGCTGTCCGGCGAGGACGTGGCCGCCATGGCGGAAGGCGCGATCGTGTTCGCGCTCGCGAACCCGGACCCCGAGGTGGACCCGGCCATCGCCCGCCAGACCGCCGCCGTCGTGGCCACCGGCCGCTCCGACTTCCCGAACCAGATCAACAACGTGCTGGTCTTCCCGGGCGTCTTCCGCGGCCTGCTGGACGCTCAGTCCCGCACGGTGAACACGGACATGATGCTGGCCGCGGCGACTGCGCTGGCGGACGTCGTCGGCGAGGACGAGCTGAACGCGAACTACATCATCCCGTCGGTCTTCAACGACAAGGTGGCCGGCGCGGTCGCCGGAGCCGTCCGCAAGGCCGCCGCCTCGGCGATCTGACGCAGGGTCCGGCAAGGGGCGTGGGGGGCCGCTGTGACGGCCCTCACGGCTTGCCGATCCCGGCGCGTCGCGAGATGCGGGCCCGCCGGGCCGCCTCTAGGGTTGCGGGGATGCCCGCGAGGTCCGCGGTCCGCATCCACCAAGTGCGGACGGAGCGTCACCGCGGCGTGACTGTGGCGCTTTTCGTGTGACCCTGGCGGGTGCCGGATTGGCTTTCCCGCCGCTGGTGGGGGCAGGATGCGTAACCGGGCGAGAGGGTCTGACGTTCAGACCCGGGTCCGGGGACTGTCCGAGGGCCCTGGCAGCATCGGCTTCGATCTCACGCCTCTAAGGCAAGTTGAACACGGGAGTACAACATGAACCGCAGTGAGCTGGTGGCCGCTCTGTCCGAGCGCGCCGAGGTGACCCGCAAGGACGCCGACGCCGTTCTGGCCGCGCTCGCCGAGACCGTCGGCGAGATTGTCGCCAAGGGCGACGAGAAGGTCACCATCCCCGGCTTCCTGACCTTCGAGCGCACCCACCGTGCCGCTCGCACCGCGCGCAACCCGCAGACCGGCGACCCCATCCAGATCCCGGCCGGCTTCAGCGTGAAGGTCTCCGCGGGCTCCAAGCTCAAGGAAGCCGCCAAGGGCAAGTAGTCCGCCCTTGTGCCGAGGGCCGCACCGGCCCTCGGGACGGCAGCAGTACGCAGAGAACGCCGAAGGGCGGCCACCCGGGTGGGTGGCCGCCCTTCGGCCTGTCCAGGGGCCCTTGCAGGGCCTTGGCGGGCCCTTGCCGGGGCCGGCGGCGCGAGGTGCGGGCGCCGCACTCGGGGGCGCCCGCCTCGAACTCGCCTCGCAGACGCCTCAGACGAGGTC
The Streptomyces sp. NBC_01296 DNA segment above includes these coding regions:
- a CDS encoding NAD-dependent malic enzyme, coding for MATAPSVSYSMTVRLEVPASGTAVSQLTTAVESSGGSVTGLDVTASGHEKLRIDVTIAATSTAHADEIVGKLRGIEGVSLGKVSDRTFLMHLGGKIEMASKHPIRNRDDLSMIYTPGVARVCMAIAENPEDARRLTIKRNSVAVVTDGSAVLGLGNIGPMAALPVMEGKAALFKRFAGIDAWPICLDTQDTDEIVAVVKALAPGFAGINLEDISAPRCFEIEARLREALDIPVFHDDQHGTAIVVLAALTNALRVVGKAVGDVKVVMSGAGAAGTAILKLLLAAGVKNVVSADIHGVVHADRPDLVDADADSPLRWIADNTNPEGYTGTLKEAVVGADVFVGVSAPNVLSGEDVAAMAEGAIVFALANPDPEVDPAIARQTAAVVATGRSDFPNQINNVLVFPGVFRGLLDAQSRTVNTDMMLAAATALADVVGEDELNANYIIPSVFNDKVAGAVAGAVRKAAASAI
- a CDS encoding HU family DNA-binding protein; protein product: MNRSELVAALSERAEVTRKDADAVLAALAETVGEIVAKGDEKVTIPGFLTFERTHRAARTARNPQTGDPIQIPAGFSVKVSAGSKLKEAAKGK